The stretch of DNA GCTACCGATCGTCACCGTCTGGCCAGTCGGGAGGCTTCGCTAGCTAATTCAGAGGGAGTACGCTTTAGCAATGTAGTTATTTCCGGCAAAACGCTTAATGAGTTAGGCAAAATTATTCCCGACCAGAACACCATGGTCGATATCGTAGTAGCTGATAACCAAGTCCTGTTTAAGATTGACCGGGTGCTGTTCTATTCCCGGATTTTGGACGGAACTTACCCGGATACTTCTAAAATTATTCCGACAAGCTATAAAACAGAACTGGTTGTGGATACAAAAAAACTTAGTGAATCCATCGACCGCGCTTATTTGCTGTCTCGTGAAGAGAAGACCAATATCGTTCGCCTTCAGACCTTGGATGACGGAACTATCGAAATCTCATCCAGCTCCTCCGAGCTGGGGAAGGTAACGGAGCAGCTGGAGGCAGCTGAATTCTCCGGAGATCCGCTTCGCATTTCGTTCAACTCCAAATATATGCTCGACGTGCTGAAAGTCGTGGAAAGCGAACAACTCCATATCGGCTTTACCGGGGCAATGAGCCCGATTATCGTAAAGCCTGTGGATGACAGCCGCAGTCTCTATCTGATCCTGCCTTATCGGACGACGAACTAAGGAATAAGACAACTTGGCAAGGATGATTACAGAACAAAGGAGTTTTCAACTTGAAAACTGTAACGATTCACAGCGAATATATTAAGCTCGATCAATTTCTTAAGCTTGCTGACTGTGTTCCTACCGGGGGCATGGCCAAAGCGCTTCTTCAGGACAATATGGTGAAAGTGAATGGAGAGCCAGAGGATCGCCGCGGACGCAAGCTTTATCCAGGCGATACCGTTGAGGTGGAGGACGCAGGCCTCTTTCAGGTAGCAGCGAAGTAAGCTCCCTAGAGCTATCCCTAAGCCTTGTGCAAGGTTATAGGACAGCGGGAGACAAGGGGGCATCCTACAAATGTTTGTCAAAAACTTGAGTCTTGAGCATTATCGCAATTATGGGGAATTGAAGCTCGATAGCTTTGGGAGTGTGAATCTACTCCTTGGCCGCAATGCGCAAGGGAAGACCAACCTGCTGGAAGCCATCCTCGTTCTGGCGCTCACCAAATCGCACCGCACGTCTAAGGACAAGGAGCTGATCTCCTTTCAAGCAGACGCTGCGGTGCTTGCCGCGCAGGTAGAGAAAAAGTACGGCCCAGTCAACCTAGAGCTGAGGCTTTCCTCGCAAGGGAAGAAGGCTAAGCTCAATGGCCTGGAGCAGCGGAAGCTCAGTGATTTTATCGGTGCACTAAATGTGGTGATGTTCGCACCCGAGGATCTTGAAATTGTGAAGGGAACTCCCGGTGTACGCCGCAGATTTTTGGATATGGAGATCGGTCAAGTGGTTCCAAGCTACCTGTTCCACCTTCAGCAGTATCAGAAGATTCTGGTACAGCGT from Paenibacillus sp. CAA11 encodes:
- the dnaN gene encoding DNA polymerase III subunit beta — protein: MKIRILKTELNESIQHVSKAISSRTTIPILTGIKLDVNFQGVTLTASDTDISIQAFIPTEEDNKEIVHIERPGSVVLPAKFFVEIIKKLPSPEIEMEVKDGFQTYIRSGATDIQMVGLDPEEYPVLPSVEEDQVISVPGDLLKNMIKQTVFSISTHETTPILTGVLWNLSDGMFKFVATDRHRLASREASLANSEGVRFSNVVISGKTLNELGKIIPDQNTMVDIVVADNQVLFKIDRVLFYSRILDGTYPDTSKIIPTSYKTELVVDTKKLSESIDRAYLLSREEKTNIVRLQTLDDGTIEISSSSSELGKVTEQLEAAEFSGDPLRISFNSKYMLDVLKVVESEQLHIGFTGAMSPIIVKPVDDSRSLYLILPYRTTN
- the yaaA gene encoding S4 domain-containing protein YaaA, producing MKTVTIHSEYIKLDQFLKLADCVPTGGMAKALLQDNMVKVNGEPEDRRGRKLYPGDTVEVEDAGLFQVAAK